One Gordonia mangrovi genomic region harbors:
- a CDS encoding NAD(P)-dependent oxidoreductase — MAERLQQAGHRLVVYNRSVDKSAPFAARGARIAKQPAEVTKNCHVVVSCLLDDAAVKEVYLGANGLLTHATERHVFVEHGTFSPEVRSQIADRASLVGATFLDAPVTGGPEGARAGTLITMVGGVESATDQVRSLMLEYSSDVVHLGDGGAGLRLKLINQFLVTTHVVSAAIGVNLLRSTGLPVEESARVLDGGWAASTMLRRAFDAERNQDNSSCGAPISALISVSGPIASELASAGIDGNFFAAAKEILTQAAEGSDVGVDVSRLSAHLEMAGNQHD, encoded by the coding sequence ATGGCCGAGAGACTCCAACAAGCAGGCCATCGTCTTGTCGTCTACAACCGGTCCGTGGACAAATCGGCGCCGTTCGCGGCACGCGGAGCGCGTATTGCGAAGCAGCCGGCGGAGGTTACGAAGAACTGCCATGTGGTCGTCAGTTGCCTCCTGGATGATGCTGCCGTCAAGGAGGTATATCTGGGCGCGAACGGTTTGCTCACGCACGCTACGGAACGGCACGTCTTCGTTGAACACGGCACATTCTCGCCGGAAGTACGGTCGCAGATAGCGGATCGTGCTTCATTGGTGGGCGCCACGTTCCTCGATGCGCCGGTGACCGGCGGCCCCGAGGGGGCGCGTGCCGGCACTTTGATCACCATGGTGGGTGGAGTCGAGTCGGCCACCGATCAGGTTCGTTCTCTCATGCTCGAGTATTCCAGCGACGTGGTGCACCTCGGTGACGGCGGTGCAGGACTGCGTCTGAAGTTGATCAACCAGTTCCTCGTGACCACCCATGTCGTGTCAGCGGCGATCGGCGTCAACTTGTTGCGCTCCACCGGTCTACCGGTGGAGGAGTCGGCCCGGGTGTTGGACGGAGGGTGGGCTGCCAGCACGATGTTGCGCAGAGCGTTCGACGCGGAGCGGAACCAGGATAACTCGTCGTGCGGAGCGCCTATCAGCGCGTTGATATCGGTGTCAGGTCCCATTGCATCGGAATTAGCGTCCGCCGGTATCGATGGGAACTTCTTCGCCGCCGCCAAGGAGATATTGACGCAAGCGGCTGAGGGCAGTGATGTCGGCGTCGATGTCAGCCGGCTGTCGGCGCATCTGGAAATGGCTGGGAATCAGCACGATTGA
- a CDS encoding TIM barrel protein: MPRESCGDRIRRSVEVVEVAGRTAVAHLGLLYPAVSLSERVIAAAEDGFSHVDFWEVPPGELDRVADSVASAGVQVNSINVPRGSHAECGRMADPEQVAQWRRSFEETLSAAVCLGVQFINMVAGNRQPGVDQDAVLTENLNWALSRTPVDGAQLLIEPLSETTYPGYLITSCEQVIRLRAGLDEPGRLGLLFDTFHVAAEGHNVSTVFAEYAPWVRHVQVADSPGRGDPGTGDIDWSRFFRILADRDYRGKVSLEYVPSDARAGLGWTYGGEYGAAGIGIADNR, encoded by the coding sequence ATGCCGCGCGAATCCTGCGGTGACCGCATCAGGAGGTCAGTAGAGGTGGTCGAGGTGGCAGGTCGCACAGCAGTTGCGCACCTGGGATTACTGTATCCGGCCGTGTCGCTCTCGGAGCGAGTCATTGCCGCCGCAGAGGACGGTTTCTCGCATGTTGATTTCTGGGAAGTGCCGCCCGGAGAACTGGACCGCGTTGCCGATTCGGTGGCATCGGCTGGAGTCCAGGTGAATTCGATCAACGTGCCGCGTGGTTCGCATGCCGAATGTGGACGGATGGCCGACCCGGAACAGGTCGCGCAGTGGCGGCGCTCATTTGAAGAGACGTTGTCGGCTGCAGTCTGTTTGGGCGTGCAGTTCATCAACATGGTCGCCGGCAACCGCCAGCCCGGTGTCGATCAGGACGCTGTGCTGACTGAGAATCTGAACTGGGCACTGAGCAGAACTCCCGTTGACGGCGCGCAGCTACTAATCGAACCGCTGAGTGAGACGACGTATCCAGGGTATTTGATCACCAGCTGTGAACAAGTCATTCGACTACGTGCCGGCCTGGATGAGCCCGGGCGACTCGGGCTGCTGTTCGACACTTTTCACGTCGCCGCCGAGGGGCACAACGTGTCCACCGTGTTCGCAGAGTATGCGCCATGGGTTCGCCACGTCCAGGTAGCGGACTCACCCGGACGTGGCGACCCAGGGACCGGCGACATCGACTGGAGTCGGTTCTTCCGAATCCTTGCGGACCGTGACTATCGGGGCAAGGTCAGTCTTGAGTATGTTCCCAGCGATGCACGCGCCGGTCTGGGATGGACCTACGGAGGTGAGTACGGTGCCGCAGGAATCGGTATCGCAGACAACCGGTGA
- a CDS encoding sugar ABC transporter ATP-binding protein, producing the protein MTELALSARGLRKTFDSIPALCDVDIDIAAGSIHALLGGNGSGKSTLIKILAGVHTADAGALTVQGMEIDARRVNPSWAARVGLRFVHQDLGLFDELSVAENLTAAQEFPIRHGRIDWRALRNRAAKLIERFDIGVTPEQPLVELSQVERTLVAIARALQDDELDGATKSVLVLDEPTSCLPNDEASRLLGRLSRYAAAGHTILMVSHRLGDVVGVAHSATVLRDGRKAATLTADEITEDRIVELIAGGAVPQRERRNSATMLSTRTHAPLLDVESLPVASTGAVTFSCWPGETVGIAGMVGSGRSRLLRSIFGAQVHAGSVRIEDQYLEAGSIGSAIAAGVAYVPENRAADAAFMDQSIQTNMSIVGIRDYWRGFRLRLSLESADARRDSERFLVASNGCAQPLSALSGGNQQKVILARWLRNAPRVALLDEPSQGVDVGARAEIHQLIASAVADGATALVVSSDFAELAELCDRVLVLRAGSIVAEVPRDELSEHRLTSLAASSVAVASHA; encoded by the coding sequence ATGACAGAACTTGCACTGTCTGCCCGGGGACTACGAAAGACGTTCGATTCGATTCCGGCACTCTGCGATGTGGATATCGATATCGCGGCAGGGTCAATTCACGCCCTGCTGGGTGGAAACGGGTCAGGCAAGTCCACACTCATCAAGATTCTGGCCGGGGTGCATACCGCGGATGCAGGGGCACTCACGGTGCAGGGTATGGAAATCGATGCGCGACGGGTGAATCCGAGCTGGGCTGCGCGCGTGGGATTGAGGTTCGTCCACCAGGATCTAGGTCTGTTTGACGAGCTCTCGGTCGCGGAGAACCTCACCGCAGCCCAGGAGTTCCCGATTCGGCACGGACGGATAGATTGGCGCGCCCTACGTAACAGAGCTGCCAAACTGATCGAACGATTCGATATCGGCGTCACTCCCGAACAACCGCTTGTGGAGCTGTCGCAGGTGGAGCGCACGCTGGTGGCGATCGCGCGGGCACTCCAGGATGATGAACTCGACGGAGCCACCAAATCGGTTCTGGTGCTCGATGAACCAACGTCATGTCTGCCAAACGACGAAGCAAGCCGGTTACTGGGTAGGTTGTCACGCTATGCCGCCGCCGGACACACCATCTTGATGGTGAGTCACCGCCTGGGTGATGTCGTGGGTGTGGCACACTCGGCGACTGTTCTGCGAGATGGCCGAAAGGCCGCGACACTTACCGCAGACGAGATCACTGAAGACCGGATCGTGGAGCTGATTGCGGGCGGAGCCGTCCCTCAACGCGAGCGGCGCAACTCCGCCACAATGTTGTCGACACGAACGCACGCACCACTTCTCGATGTCGAGAGCCTGCCGGTGGCGTCAACAGGCGCTGTGACCTTCTCCTGTTGGCCTGGTGAGACCGTCGGGATCGCGGGAATGGTTGGAAGTGGGCGATCTCGCCTGTTGCGCAGTATTTTCGGAGCGCAGGTACATGCCGGCAGCGTGAGAATCGAGGATCAGTATCTCGAGGCGGGGTCCATCGGATCCGCGATCGCAGCGGGCGTTGCGTACGTACCGGAGAACAGGGCCGCCGACGCCGCTTTCATGGACCAGTCGATTCAGACGAACATGTCGATCGTCGGCATACGCGATTACTGGCGTGGGTTCCGTCTGCGTCTCAGCCTCGAGAGCGCCGACGCGCGGCGTGACTCGGAGCGTTTCTTGGTTGCGTCGAATGGTTGCGCGCAACCGTTGAGTGCACTATCGGGAGGAAATCAGCAGAAGGTCATCTTGGCTCGTTGGTTGCGCAACGCTCCGCGCGTTGCTCTGTTGGATGAACCTTCTCAAGGCGTCGATGTCGGAGCGCGAGCCGAGATACATCAGTTGATCGCTTCTGCGGTCGCTGACGGCGCAACCGCACTCGTCGTTTCATCGGATTTTGCTGAGCTGGCCGAACTCTGCGACCGCGTTCTTGTACTCCGGGCCGGGTCGATCGTCGCCGAAGTGCCGCGGGACGAGCTGTCCGAACACCGCCTCACGAGCCTCGCGGCCAGCAGCGTTGCGGTCGCATCTCATGCCTGA
- a CDS encoding quinone oxidoreductase family protein, giving the protein MRAAQIVRYGEPVEFEIVETKDPELAGDEVLVDVEAVGVNFHDLNVAANAYGQNVALPHVLGSEVIGRLADGTRVAALTTEGGGFAERVAVSREVVFPLPEGVGDLEALTMVIQGNTAWHALHTLGRIGKGDSVLVLGAAGGVGMLAIQLAKLAGAATVVAGVSSESKNSKVSELGADHVINSRGDDLASAIMDATRDHGVDVVVDNIGGSAFDQAVEAARPLARLVSVGKASGDAPTPYDPRALSRRNLVVSGMYLGTFPPGLLRESMAELVALLAAGELRVDDGGRYAFDKADEAVNALRTRSGGGKIVVTVP; this is encoded by the coding sequence ATGCGTGCTGCGCAGATCGTCCGGTACGGCGAACCCGTCGAGTTCGAGATCGTCGAGACCAAAGATCCGGAGTTGGCCGGGGACGAGGTGCTGGTCGACGTTGAGGCGGTCGGCGTGAACTTCCACGATCTGAATGTCGCTGCCAACGCGTATGGGCAGAATGTAGCCCTACCGCACGTTCTCGGATCAGAGGTCATCGGTCGCCTAGCGGACGGGACGAGGGTGGCCGCGCTCACGACAGAGGGCGGCGGGTTCGCCGAGCGCGTGGCGGTGTCCAGGGAAGTGGTCTTTCCTCTTCCTGAAGGCGTAGGTGACCTCGAAGCTCTGACGATGGTGATCCAAGGCAACACTGCGTGGCACGCGTTGCACACGCTGGGGCGCATCGGCAAAGGGGACTCGGTTCTCGTGCTCGGCGCAGCCGGCGGCGTCGGAATGCTGGCAATCCAACTGGCCAAACTGGCAGGTGCAGCAACGGTTGTGGCCGGGGTGTCTTCGGAATCGAAGAATTCAAAGGTGTCCGAACTGGGTGCTGATCACGTGATCAATTCGCGCGGAGACGATCTCGCATCTGCCATCATGGATGCCACCAGGGATCACGGTGTGGACGTTGTGGTCGACAACATCGGAGGATCGGCCTTCGATCAGGCGGTAGAGGCTGCGCGTCCACTGGCGCGACTCGTCTCGGTGGGGAAAGCAAGTGGCGATGCGCCGACGCCGTACGATCCGCGTGCCCTCAGCCGACGCAACCTCGTTGTGTCGGGAATGTATCTAGGTACGTTTCCGCCGGGACTTCTCCGCGAATCGATGGCGGAACTCGTTGCGCTCCTTGCAGCGGGCGAACTTCGCGTTGATGACGGCGGCCGCTACGCGTTCGACAAAGCAGATGAAGCCGTGAATGCGCTTCGGACGAGAAGCGGCGGCGGCAAGATCGTTGTCACCGTTCCTTAG
- a CDS encoding dihydroxy-acid dehydratase, giving the protein MTAEGFSPEAVGQRPVIGIANSWSELTPCNAGLRELAAAVKRGVIAAGGFPLEFPTISLSEPYIRPSSLYLRNLMAMDVEEMITSSPIDGVVMLGGCDKTVPAQLMGAYSADRPSLTIAAGPRALGRWGDRELTTDDIWSLSDDHRAGLLSDEDWSCVETCLNDSVGTCNVMGTATTMAIVAEALGMALPGSALLPATSARRRAAAEKTGRQIVERARAGLTPSQVVTREAIWNAIRVTAACGGSTNALLHLAALAGRVGEPLDTGELRECLRGVPLITDVRPAGDYHLSDLDAVGGAPAVIAELGDLFDTTQLAGTDRPWSEIIVRRAPVRTSGAIRSSVSSARTAGLAVVAGTLAPDGAVVKCAGADERLLSHCGPAVVFDGVEDLHDRIDDPNLEVTADSVLVLRGVGPVGGPGMPEVGAIPIPKTLVQSGVRDMVRISDARMSGTSSGTMILHACPEAAVGGPLALVRDGDAVELDVHAGRLDLLVDEHELEARRARLSQAKAPSRGFERLHHEHVLQASEGCDFDFLRSGARV; this is encoded by the coding sequence ATGACCGCTGAGGGCTTCTCACCAGAAGCGGTGGGGCAGCGCCCAGTGATCGGTATTGCGAACAGCTGGAGCGAGCTGACTCCATGTAACGCCGGCTTGCGCGAGCTTGCGGCGGCCGTCAAACGAGGGGTGATCGCCGCGGGCGGGTTTCCGCTGGAGTTTCCGACAATCTCACTGTCGGAGCCATACATCAGGCCCAGTTCGCTGTACCTACGCAATCTGATGGCGATGGACGTCGAAGAGATGATCACCTCGTCGCCGATCGATGGGGTCGTCATGTTGGGCGGATGTGACAAGACCGTTCCGGCACAGTTGATGGGAGCCTACAGCGCAGACCGCCCATCGCTCACCATCGCCGCCGGCCCACGGGCGTTGGGACGCTGGGGGGACAGGGAACTCACCACCGACGACATCTGGTCGTTGTCGGATGACCACCGTGCGGGGCTGTTAAGCGATGAGGACTGGTCATGTGTCGAGACATGTCTCAACGACAGCGTCGGTACATGCAATGTCATGGGTACGGCCACGACGATGGCGATCGTCGCGGAGGCCCTCGGCATGGCGCTACCCGGTAGCGCTCTGTTGCCGGCAACCAGCGCTCGGCGCCGTGCCGCGGCAGAGAAGACCGGACGACAGATCGTCGAGCGCGCTCGAGCGGGGTTGACGCCCTCGCAGGTGGTGACCCGTGAGGCGATCTGGAACGCCATCAGGGTTACCGCGGCATGCGGCGGTTCCACCAATGCGCTGCTCCATCTGGCAGCACTTGCCGGACGCGTCGGCGAGCCGCTCGACACCGGTGAACTTCGCGAATGCCTGCGAGGCGTCCCATTGATCACCGACGTGCGACCTGCCGGTGACTACCACCTGTCTGATCTCGACGCGGTGGGTGGGGCGCCGGCCGTGATCGCTGAACTCGGCGACCTCTTCGACACCACCCAGCTGGCCGGAACCGACCGCCCGTGGTCGGAGATCATCGTTCGCCGTGCACCGGTGCGTACCTCCGGGGCAATTCGTAGTTCGGTTTCTTCGGCACGCACGGCGGGGCTTGCAGTGGTGGCCGGGACTCTCGCGCCCGATGGCGCAGTCGTGAAATGCGCAGGAGCAGATGAACGCTTGCTCAGTCACTGCGGTCCGGCAGTGGTGTTCGACGGTGTCGAGGACCTCCACGATCGGATTGACGACCCGAACCTGGAGGTGACTGCTGACAGCGTCCTGGTACTCCGCGGGGTCGGCCCGGTAGGGGGGCCCGGCATGCCTGAGGTTGGTGCCATCCCGATCCCGAAGACGTTGGTGCAGTCCGGGGTTCGCGACATGGTGCGGATCTCCGATGCTCGCATGAGCGGAACATCGAGCGGAACGATGATATTGCACGCCTGTCCGGAGGCGGCTGTGGGTGGTCCATTGGCGCTGGTGCGCGACGGTGACGCCGTCGAGCTGGATGTGCACGCGGGCCGGTTGGACTTACTCGTCGACGAACATGAACTCGAAGCGCGTCGAGCGAGGTTGTCGCAAGCCAAGGCACCGTCACGTGGCTTCGAGCGCCTGCACCACGAGCATGTGCTGCAGGCCTCGGAAGGTTGCGATTTTGACTTTCTCAGGAGCGGTGCACGTGTGTAG
- a CDS encoding alpha/beta hydrolase family protein — translation MTVNSDIDIPADAEPGAFMYWPESPYWSFQVLRLFVQASDGGADISEVHFAVRDLRPGDVEGWYASLYALASRVEKSGDEARATGDTITARDAWRRASNYYRASIFFLLPEDQRYRSGVADRRRAFQKSLAYDDLAIRSVEIPFESGTLPGYLFHKPAPSRPLPTVMICGGADSVCEELYFALGRRLAERGFQVLTLDGPGQGEARVRGHLLRHDWETVVGAAIDFLEQDEVTDVNRIAMVGQSLGGLFAIRAAAYEPRLAGAIAWGAQWDIQAQIKAKLQHGGHTIDHLAALLPQMLGVADTEAALEALAPFRVPVVDELQCPVLVVHGAADTIVPVGLAHRLFEALPEGDNELKVFEYGEPGCEHCQCDSTAASVSVIGSWLQRQLGR, via the coding sequence GTGACTGTGAACTCTGACATTGACATCCCCGCCGACGCGGAGCCGGGTGCCTTCATGTATTGGCCGGAAAGTCCTTATTGGTCATTCCAGGTATTGCGCTTGTTCGTGCAGGCCAGTGACGGCGGCGCGGACATCTCTGAAGTGCACTTCGCGGTGCGAGACCTGCGGCCGGGAGATGTCGAAGGCTGGTACGCGTCGCTGTACGCGCTGGCTTCGCGGGTCGAGAAGTCGGGCGACGAGGCGCGGGCGACCGGCGATACCATCACCGCTCGGGACGCCTGGCGGCGGGCCAGTAATTACTACCGAGCTTCGATCTTCTTCCTTTTGCCCGAGGACCAGCGCTATCGCAGTGGGGTGGCAGATCGGCGGAGGGCCTTCCAGAAGTCGTTGGCGTATGACGATCTCGCCATTCGAAGTGTCGAGATTCCCTTCGAAAGCGGCACTTTGCCAGGCTATCTGTTCCACAAGCCGGCGCCGAGCCGACCGCTACCCACCGTCATGATCTGTGGTGGCGCCGATTCGGTCTGTGAGGAGCTGTACTTCGCGCTCGGGCGTCGGCTGGCCGAGCGAGGATTCCAAGTCCTGACTCTCGATGGCCCTGGTCAGGGTGAGGCGCGCGTGCGAGGGCACCTGCTTCGACATGACTGGGAGACAGTCGTGGGCGCCGCTATCGACTTCCTCGAGCAGGACGAAGTCACTGACGTCAACCGCATCGCGATGGTCGGGCAGAGCCTGGGCGGGCTGTTCGCGATCCGCGCGGCGGCGTACGAGCCGCGTCTCGCGGGCGCAATCGCCTGGGGAGCGCAGTGGGATATCCAGGCGCAGATCAAGGCCAAGCTCCAGCACGGTGGCCACACGATTGACCATCTTGCTGCACTGCTTCCGCAGATGCTCGGGGTCGCCGACACCGAGGCTGCCCTCGAAGCTCTTGCGCCCTTCCGTGTTCCGGTTGTGGACGAACTTCAGTGTCCGGTGCTGGTGGTTCATGGTGCGGCCGACACCATCGTCCCGGTGGGTCTTGCCCACCGGCTCTTCGAAGCCTTGCCCGAGGGTGACAACGAACTCAAAGTGTTTGAGTACGGTGAGCCCGGATGTGAACACTGTCAGTGTGACTCGACAGCTGCGTCGGTGAGCGTCATCGGATCGTGGCTACAGCGGCAACTCGGTCGATGA
- a CDS encoding AAA family ATPase — protein MAGHVQLTLTARVNPAAGEARRGIVRVHPEVLAALGLREWDAASITGARVTAAVLAAAGPDTPPGTALLDDVTFANAGIRENAAVVVAPVTVHGAGQVTVSGSALAAGSVDEPTLRRALLGKVVSVGDSVSLLPRDLGPELTATPATRALAISVGITWTNELLTVTGTDPDGPVSVQTNTAVLWAGGHDRGRTSRPSPPPSTALGFAATSPTESTPPRATTASGVVSHRAPPGPLVRPVSTLVGVDTQVARLTEWLSITLDEPEVLQTLGAAPRLGVLITGPPGGGKATMVRSVCADRPLTVVDGPTVGALESGARLAAVRSAIADLDDTGGVLMITDVDALLPAPRETTAADPVSTLILDELRAAIGAGTIALIATTAEAVRLDSRLRDPSLCDRELIVGLPDSSTRARLLGVILSDVPTDGHLDLDLIGSRTPGFVAGDLAALAREAALRAAARVTSADDEDRPEPALRTDDLLGALAVIRPVSRLDSPEVAVGSITLDEVGDMVETKQALTEAVLWPLQHPDTFTRLGVAPPRGVLLFGPPGCGKTFVVRALAASGRLSVHTVKGAELMDKWVGSSEKAVRDLFARARESAPSLIFLDEIDALAPRRGQSNDSGVGDRVVAALLTELDGVEPLQDVVVLGATNRPDLIDPALLRPGRLERLVFVPPPDAAARADILRASGRNVPLADGVDLTALADDLDGYSAADCSALLREAALSAMRRDIDAATVGPDDIADARGRVRPSLDAAQVANLQAFAQRRVE, from the coding sequence ATGGCCGGCCACGTCCAGCTGACCCTCACCGCGCGCGTCAACCCGGCGGCGGGCGAGGCTCGCCGCGGGATCGTGCGCGTGCACCCCGAAGTGCTCGCCGCGCTCGGACTGCGGGAGTGGGATGCCGCGTCGATCACCGGCGCCCGGGTCACCGCCGCGGTACTCGCCGCCGCCGGCCCCGATACCCCACCCGGCACCGCACTGCTCGATGACGTCACCTTCGCCAACGCCGGTATCCGGGAGAACGCAGCGGTCGTGGTAGCGCCGGTAACGGTGCACGGAGCCGGGCAGGTCACTGTGTCCGGTTCGGCACTGGCCGCCGGGTCGGTCGACGAACCCACCCTGCGACGCGCGCTACTGGGCAAGGTCGTCTCGGTGGGCGACTCGGTGTCCCTGCTCCCCCGCGACCTCGGGCCCGAACTCACCGCGACGCCCGCGACCCGGGCGCTGGCGATCTCGGTCGGTATCACCTGGACCAACGAACTGTTGACGGTCACCGGCACCGATCCGGACGGACCGGTCAGCGTCCAGACCAACACCGCCGTGCTGTGGGCCGGCGGGCACGACCGCGGCCGCACGTCGAGACCGTCACCACCACCGTCCACGGCCCTGGGGTTTGCCGCGACTTCTCCCACGGAGTCGACGCCGCCGCGGGCAACCACCGCCTCGGGTGTGGTGTCGCACCGCGCACCGCCGGGACCGCTGGTGCGCCCGGTGTCGACGCTGGTGGGGGTGGACACCCAGGTCGCGCGGCTGACCGAGTGGCTGTCGATCACCCTCGACGAGCCCGAGGTGCTGCAGACCCTCGGCGCCGCGCCCCGCCTCGGGGTGCTGATCACCGGGCCGCCCGGCGGCGGTAAGGCCACCATGGTGCGGTCGGTGTGCGCCGATCGACCGCTGACGGTGGTGGACGGTCCGACAGTCGGGGCACTGGAGAGCGGCGCGCGGCTCGCCGCGGTGCGCTCGGCGATCGCCGACCTCGACGACACCGGCGGGGTGCTGATGATCACCGATGTCGATGCCCTGCTGCCCGCACCCCGCGAAACCACCGCGGCCGACCCGGTGTCCACGCTGATCCTCGACGAACTGCGCGCCGCGATCGGCGCCGGCACCATCGCGTTGATCGCGACCACCGCGGAAGCCGTCCGCCTCGACAGCCGGCTGCGCGACCCGTCGCTGTGCGACCGCGAACTCATCGTCGGGCTCCCCGACTCGTCGACGCGCGCCCGGCTTCTCGGCGTCATCCTCTCCGACGTGCCGACCGACGGTCATCTCGACCTCGACCTGATCGGCTCCCGCACCCCCGGTTTCGTCGCCGGTGATCTGGCGGCGCTGGCCCGCGAGGCCGCGTTGCGTGCTGCGGCCCGGGTGACCTCGGCGGACGACGAGGACCGGCCGGAACCGGCGCTGCGGACCGACGACCTGCTCGGTGCGCTGGCGGTCATCCGCCCGGTGTCGCGGCTGGACTCCCCGGAGGTCGCGGTCGGGTCGATCACGCTCGACGAGGTCGGCGACATGGTCGAGACCAAACAGGCACTCACCGAGGCGGTGCTGTGGCCGCTGCAGCATCCCGACACCTTCACCCGCCTCGGTGTCGCGCCGCCCCGCGGAGTGTTGCTGTTCGGTCCCCCTGGCTGCGGCAAGACCTTCGTGGTGCGGGCCCTGGCTGCGTCGGGCCGGCTGTCGGTGCACACCGTCAAGGGTGCGGAACTGATGGACAAGTGGGTCGGGTCGTCGGAGAAGGCGGTGCGGGATCTGTTCGCCCGCGCCCGCGAGTCGGCGCCGTCGCTGATCTTTCTCGACGAGATCGACGCCCTGGCCCCGCGGCGCGGGCAATCCAATGACTCCGGAGTCGGCGATCGGGTCGTCGCGGCTCTGCTCACCGAACTCGACGGCGTCGAACCGCTGCAGGACGTGGTGGTGCTCGGCGCCACCAACCGGCCCGACCTCATCGACCCGGCGCTGTTACGGCCCGGGCGGCTTGAACGACTGGTGTTCGTCCCACCACCCGACGCCGCGGCGCGCGCCGACATCCTGCGGGCGTCAGGTCGCAACGTGCCGTTGGCCGACGGCGTCGACCTCACGGCGCTCGCCGACGATCTGGATGGTTACTCGGCCGCCGACTGTTCGGCGCTGCTGCGCGAGGCCGCGTTGTCGGCGATGCGGCGCGACATCGACGCCGCGACCGTCGGCCCCGACGACATCGCCGACGCCCGCGGTCGGGTGCGGCCGTCGCTGGATGCCGCGCAGGTGGCGAACCTGCAGGCGTTCGCGCAGCGGCGGGTGGAGTGA
- a CDS encoding ABC transporter permease: MSIATQTDPDQDIGPARSRTKTVQSILERFALVILTFGVFVFFATWPQTSATFLSIDNLQNVAANQSALVLAALASLFPLVCGEFDLSVGAVATTTHIVVASFAANGWSLPVAIVMGLLVGLVVGGINAVLVTRVGVNGIITTLGMATLLTGLVTWGTGGVNIVEGIPRSLTDVGTMAIIGIPALTIAALVAGGLVAYFFALTPPGRRLTMIGSNRRAADLVGIGVQRHVASAFVLSALFASLAGIALLARNGIASPQAGGTAFTLQALSAVFLGATAIWPGRFNVLGTFVAVFFIAISVAGLSLAGAAGWVSDVFTGAALVIAVAASTLVGRRHRS; the protein is encoded by the coding sequence GTGTCCATTGCAACCCAGACCGACCCTGACCAAGACATCGGCCCTGCGAGAAGTCGTACCAAGACCGTTCAGTCGATATTGGAACGCTTCGCGCTGGTCATCTTGACCTTCGGTGTCTTCGTCTTCTTCGCTACATGGCCCCAGACATCTGCGACCTTCCTGTCGATCGACAACCTGCAGAACGTCGCAGCCAATCAGTCCGCACTCGTGTTAGCCGCTCTTGCCTCGTTGTTCCCGCTCGTGTGCGGGGAGTTCGATTTGTCGGTGGGCGCCGTGGCGACAACCACCCACATCGTCGTGGCATCCTTCGCGGCGAACGGCTGGTCGCTGCCCGTCGCGATCGTGATGGGTCTACTGGTGGGATTGGTGGTGGGTGGCATCAACGCGGTACTGGTGACCCGAGTCGGAGTGAACGGAATCATCACCACCCTCGGCATGGCAACGTTGCTGACCGGGCTGGTCACCTGGGGGACCGGTGGAGTGAACATTGTCGAAGGAATCCCACGTAGTTTGACCGACGTTGGGACCATGGCCATCATCGGCATTCCCGCATTGACCATCGCCGCCTTGGTTGCCGGTGGTTTGGTTGCGTACTTCTTTGCGCTCACCCCTCCTGGCCGTCGACTGACCATGATCGGGTCCAACCGCCGAGCGGCCGATCTGGTCGGCATCGGTGTCCAACGGCACGTGGCTTCCGCATTCGTGTTGTCGGCGTTGTTTGCCTCGCTCGCGGGTATCGCATTGTTGGCCCGGAACGGAATTGCGAGCCCTCAGGCCGGCGGCACGGCATTCACCCTCCAGGCGCTATCTGCTGTCTTTCTGGGGGCCACGGCAATTTGGCCAGGGAGGTTCAACGTACTGGGGACTTTTGTTGCGGTGTTCTTCATCGCGATCAGCGTCGCGGGCCTGTCGCTGGCGGGCGCGGCAGGATGGGTAAGCGACGTCTTCACTGGTGCTGCACTGGTCATTGCGGTAGCGGCATCGACTCTGGTCGGACGACGACACCGTAGTTGA
- a CDS encoding Dabb family protein produces the protein MIYHGIRFTFRDSATQEQIDTCMDSLRNQGESIPAVSSYVVGRDFGGEYEYGAIYALPDLDGYWEYLIHPSHLNSDKVGLPHISKFVSFDVTDESDPDVGTKIAALHQRRYDEMPWVSDLVAGLDDYAGSAAPGDHGSAT, from the coding sequence ATGATCTACCACGGAATTCGGTTTACATTCCGAGACAGTGCAACCCAGGAGCAGATAGATACCTGTATGGACAGTCTGCGCAATCAGGGCGAATCCATTCCCGCGGTCTCGTCGTATGTGGTAGGACGCGACTTCGGCGGCGAGTATGAGTATGGTGCCATCTACGCTCTACCTGACCTCGATGGCTATTGGGAGTACCTCATTCACCCGTCGCATCTCAACAGCGACAAGGTTGGATTGCCGCACATCTCCAAGTTCGTTTCATTCGACGTCACCGACGAATCCGACCCCGATGTGGGCACCAAGATCGCGGCGCTGCATCAGCGGCGCTACGACGAGATGCCATGGGTCTCCGATCTCGTTGCGGGACTCGATGATTACGCAGGTAGTGCGGCGCCGGGAGACCACGGGTCAGCGACGTAG